DNA from Mesorhizobium sp. DCY119:
CAGCTTTGCAGCGAGCTCGTTTCCGTCCCGATTGCCGGTCTCGATCGCTTCGTCGACGGCGCCATGCAACCCCTGGAACAGCACGATGGCGGTGAGGCGCGGGTCTGCGAAGGACCAGATGCCTGCTTCCGATCCGCCTTTGAGCAGGGCTGAAAGATCGACAACCACGGGATTGTCGCCCTTCATGCGCCGCTGGTCGGGGCGGTAGTCGTGAAAGACCACGTCGTGCAGCTTGTAGTCGTCCAGATAGGCGGCGACGCCGGCATGGACCCAGCTTCGCAACCTGGCATTCCAGTCGCCTTCCGGTGACGTGTCGATGGCGGCTCGCACGCGTGCGCAAAACCCCTCGACGAAGCGCTCGCGCAGGGCTGCGACGAGATCTTCTTTCGACGAAAAATAGAGATAGAAAGTGCCCTTGGCGACTTCGGCGCTGGTGGTGATCTCGTCGATCGTGGTCGTGCCCACACCCTTGGCGATGAACAGGGCCGCAGCGGCCTGAAGAATCTCGTCGCGGCGCACCTCCGCCGGCTTGGTCCGCGGCTTCAGCGCCTTCTTGCGCATCGTTGCTGATGTGTTGGCGGCCATGCTCACCCTGATAATTTCTCAACCAGATAACCCGACGAGGCCGACCTCTACAAGCATTTTATAACGATTCCAAAGTGACTTATACGAATTGACTGACCGTCGGTCAGCGAGATAGATGACTTGAAAACTCATATTTGGAGTCGTCATGTCAAGCCGCCGCACCTACCTTGTCGCCGCCGTTTATCTCGGCACTTTCGTTGCCCTGCTCGATGTGAGCATCGTCAATGTCGCCCTGCCGACGCTGCAGGCGGCGCTGGCGACCGATTTCGCCGGCCTGCAATGGGTGGTCGATGCCTATACGCTCTGCCTCTCGGCCTTCATGCTGTCTGCCGGCCTGATCGGTGACCGTTACGGACGCAAGCGCTCGTGGCTGGCGGGAATTGCCATTTTCATCGTGGGGTCGTTGATCTGCGCTGCCGCGTCCAATCTGCCGGTATTGCTGGTGGGGCGGGTGGTGCAGGGCATAGCCGGCGCGCTGGTCATTCCCGGCGCACTGTCGATCCTGGTGCAGGCCTTTCCCGATCCGCGCGAGCGTGCAGGCGTCATCGGTGGCTGGGCGTCGTTTGCGGCCATCTCGCTGCTTGTCGGGCCGATCCTCGGCGGCATCCTGGTCGAGACCGTCGGATGGCAGAGCATCTTCCTCATCAACCTGCCGCTCGGCCTGGTCACCCTCGTTCTGGGATCCGCCTCGATCGAGGAGACGGCGCATCCCGACCATGCTCATCTGGACATCGCAGGGCTGATGCTCAGCGTGCTGTGGCTGGGGGCGCTGACCTTCGGTTTCATCGAAGCCGGTGAGCATGGCTGGGGCTCGATGCGAACGATCGCGGCACTGGCTCTTGGTGCGGCTGGATTGGCCGCGTTCCTGACCTACGAGGCGCGCACGGCGCGGCCGATGCTGCCGCTTGGCCTGTTTCGCGACATCCGTTTTGCGGTGACGAATGTCGCGTCCTTCGCGCTCGGCTTCACCTCCTACACGAGCATCTTCCTCTACTCGCTGTTCCTGCAGCAGGTGCAGGGCTGGTCGCCGACGCAGACCGGCCTATGCATGGCGCCGCTGTTCCTGGTCCAGATGGTGGTTTCACCGGCCATCGGCAGGCTGACGGCGCGATATGGGCATACTGCCCCGATGAGCGTCGGCTATCTGCTGATCGGCGCGTGCCTAACGGGCATGTGCCTGGCGGATGCTTCCACGCCCTATGCCGCGATCGGCCTTCTGTTTGCCGTCGGCGGTCTCGGCAATGCGCTGGCGATCCCGACCACGAGTGCCGTCGCCATGTCTGCGGCCCCGCGCGAACGCTCGGGCATGGCGTCGGCGGTCATCAATGCCACGCGCCAAGGCGGGGCGGCCATCGGCATCGCGCTTCTCGGTGCCCTGATGAGCATGCGCGCGACGACGCTGATGGCGGAGAGCCTTGCAAAGGCCGGCGTTGCGGATTCTGGAACGGTCGCTCGGGCCGTGGTTTCGCGGCATGATTTCACAACCAGCCTGGCCTTGGGTGAGAACGGTCTGCGTGAGCTGTTCACGGCCGCCTATGCAGGCGGGTTCCATGCCGCCGTGCTGGTCGCCGGGATATTTTCGTTTCTGATTGCAGCACTTGTCGTCATTGTGCTGGGTCGCGCGGAAGCCCGTTCATTGGCTGCAGCGAAACAGGAAGCATGAAGCGACCTGCTTGCGGCCAAGAAAAAACCCGGCGCGAAGCCGGGTTTTTCATTTTCGATCTATGCGCCGATCAGGTCAGCGAGGCGGTGAAGCGCTGGATGCGCGTGCAGGCTTCTTCCAGCAGCGCCTCCGAAGTGGCGTAGGAGATGCGGAAGTTGGGGCCGAGGCCGAAGGCCGAACCCTGCACGACCGCCACGCCTTCCGCTTCCAGAAGCTCGGAAGTGAAGACGGCGTCGTCGGTGATGACCGTGCCGGCTTGCGTCTTCTTGCCGATCAGTCCTGCGCAGGACGGATAGACGTAGAAGGCACCTTCCGGGGACGGGCAGGTGATGCCGCGCGCCTGGTTGAGCATCGACACGACGAGATCACGGCGCGCCTGGAACACCGCCTTGTTCTTGGCGATGAAGTCCTGCGGACCGTTCAGTGCCTCGACCGAGGCCCACTGTGCGATGGTGCAGGCGCCC
Protein-coding regions in this window:
- a CDS encoding MFS transporter, with the protein product MSSRRTYLVAAVYLGTFVALLDVSIVNVALPTLQAALATDFAGLQWVVDAYTLCLSAFMLSAGLIGDRYGRKRSWLAGIAIFIVGSLICAAASNLPVLLVGRVVQGIAGALVIPGALSILVQAFPDPRERAGVIGGWASFAAISLLVGPILGGILVETVGWQSIFLINLPLGLVTLVLGSASIEETAHPDHAHLDIAGLMLSVLWLGALTFGFIEAGEHGWGSMRTIAALALGAAGLAAFLTYEARTARPMLPLGLFRDIRFAVTNVASFALGFTSYTSIFLYSLFLQQVQGWSPTQTGLCMAPLFLVQMVVSPAIGRLTARYGHTAPMSVGYLLIGACLTGMCLADASTPYAAIGLLFAVGGLGNALAIPTTSAVAMSAAPRERSGMASAVINATRQGGAAIGIALLGALMSMRATTLMAESLAKAGVADSGTVARAVVSRHDFTTSLALGENGLRELFTAAYAGGFHAAVLVAGIFSFLIAALVVIVLGRAEARSLAAAKQEA
- a CDS encoding TetR/AcrR family transcriptional regulator, whose product is MAANTSATMRKKALKPRTKPAEVRRDEILQAAAALFIAKGVGTTTIDEITTSAEVAKGTFYLYFSSKEDLVAALRERFVEGFCARVRAAIDTSPEGDWNARLRSWVHAGVAAYLDDYKLHDVVFHDYRPDQRRMKGDNPVVVDLSALLKGGSEAGIWSFADPRLTAIVLFQGLHGAVDEAIETGNRDGNELAAKLSALFLKMLRP